TGCCTATGCGGTTGAATGTGGCAAACAGACAATTCGACTTGCCAAAGCTGTGCGGAGGCGTGTCGGCGGTGTGCGGAAGAATGCCGTAAAATGGCGTGCCAAAACTGTCACCGGTTTGCACGCCATTTTCATTACAATATGTGTATTGAACCCTAAAACGGAACCCCTTAGAAGTTACGCTCTGCCTTATATTTCGCAGTTCGTCGCTCACTCATTTCACATATTTAACCACTACCATCAGCCCTCCCGGCTCTACATCGGTGTTTGTCGTATGATGGGGTTCGTGGCAGTGGAACACCCACTAGCCTGGATGTCGGCAATAAAGTCAATATCATAGGTTTCCCCCGGATTCACCGAGCTGTATTTACAATTAGTGGATTTTTCAAAGCATGCCCGTCCTTTGCAATCATTCGAAAATCAGGCCTGTGCAGGTGCATAGGATGGATGCCATTACTGATATTGGCCAGACGGATCCGAACCAGTTCCCCTTCTTTCACTTCAAAGGGAGTCGTATCCGGGAAAGACTTTCCGTTGATGGTCCAATAATTGTAATTCATTCCCGAGATTGAGCTTCCTGCATTTTCACCAGGCTGCTTCGAGGGCATATTCATGCCGC
The sequence above is a segment of the Effusibacillus dendaii genome. Coding sequences within it:
- a CDS encoding four-helix bundle copper-binding protein gives rise to the protein MWQTDNSTCQSCAEACRRCAEECRKMACQNCHRFARHFHYNMCIEP
- a CDS encoding multicopper oxidase domain-containing protein, coding for MTRSYRGLLIIDPQNETQRLKHDREYIMLFGGWNIPNQPAGQRTGQERMPSMSKGQLDPLKKKGDIRSMIEHSMENKDPQKPPLGGMNMPSKQPGENAGSSISGMNYNYWTINGKSFPDTTPFEVKEGELVRIRLANISNGIHPMHLHRPDFRMIAKDGHALKNPLIVNTAR